A region from the Nostoc sp. HK-01 genome encodes:
- a CDS encoding peptidase M50, with protein MNGTIRVGNLFGIPFYIHPSWFLVLGLVTWSYSSGLSAQFPQLSGGLALLLGLMTALLLFGSVVAHELGHSFVALRQGIDVKSITLFIFGGLANLEKESNTPAGAFWIAIAGPLVSLLLCGIVTILGVTTAVSGPLAAILGVLASVNLALALFNLIPGLPLDGGNILKALVWKITGNPYKGVSFASRVGQVFGWVAIASGIIPLVFFGSLANVWNLLIGFFLLQNAGNSAQFARVQEKLDGLTAADVVTNNSPIISANLSLREFADEQILHKQDWRRFLVTDDAGQLVGAVTLDDLRTIPTAQWTETQVQEIMRPVAASNTVKSDQPLLEVIQLLEQQKLSALAVIRDNGVLVGILEKAAIIQLLQGQPITHPA; from the coding sequence ATGAATGGCACAATTCGCGTTGGTAATCTCTTCGGGATTCCGTTTTACATCCATCCGTCCTGGTTTTTGGTTCTTGGCTTAGTAACCTGGAGCTATAGTAGTGGACTTTCAGCCCAATTTCCTCAATTGTCTGGGGGGTTAGCTTTGCTACTAGGATTGATGACAGCGCTGTTATTGTTTGGTTCTGTCGTCGCCCACGAATTAGGACATAGTTTTGTTGCTTTGCGCCAAGGAATTGATGTTAAATCGATTACATTGTTTATCTTTGGTGGTTTGGCAAATCTCGAAAAAGAATCGAATACTCCCGCCGGAGCTTTTTGGATTGCGATCGCCGGGCCGTTAGTCAGCTTACTATTATGTGGAATCGTGACGATATTGGGTGTAACAACTGCGGTATCGGGGCCACTGGCGGCAATTCTTGGTGTTTTAGCTTCTGTTAACTTAGCTTTAGCACTGTTTAACTTGATTCCTGGCTTGCCTTTAGATGGCGGTAATATCCTCAAAGCACTTGTTTGGAAAATTACAGGTAATCCTTATAAAGGGGTGAGTTTTGCCAGCCGAGTTGGACAGGTTTTTGGTTGGGTGGCGATCGCTTCTGGGATAATTCCTCTAGTATTCTTTGGTAGCTTGGCTAATGTTTGGAACTTGTTAATCGGTTTCTTCTTACTGCAAAATGCTGGTAATTCTGCCCAATTTGCTAGAGTCCAAGAAAAACTTGATGGCTTAACCGCCGCAGATGTCGTAACAAACAATAGCCCCATCATCTCTGCAAACCTCAGCTTAAGAGAATTTGCTGATGAACAGATTCTGCACAAACAAGACTGGCGACGCTTCTTAGTCACAGATGATGCAGGACAATTAGTCGGCGCAGTGACTTTAGATGACCTACGAACTATTCCCACCGCACAGTGGACAGAAACTCAAGTTCAAGAAATCATGCGCCCAGTTGCTGCATCCAACACAGTCAAATCCGATCAACCCCTCTTAGAAGTCATCCAGCTACTGGAACAACAAAAACTCTCAGCTTTAGCTGTAATTCGAGACAATGGCGTTCTGGTGGGGATTTTAGAAAAAGCAGCAATTATTCAACTGTTGCAAGGTCAACCTATAACTCACCCTGCATAG
- a CDS encoding RNA 3'-terminal-phosphate cyclase: MIDIDGSYGEGGGQVLRTCLSLAAITGEPVRIANIRAGRKKPGLAPQHLTAVRAAAKICQAQIQGDALGSMMLEFIPSSPVQAGSYTFDVSEVLESGSAGAITLVLQTILLPLALAKGDSQVTLRGGTHVIFSPTMTYIEQVYLPMLKSMGIKASVKLGAWGWYPQGGGEVELLVSGGTQLSSIHLLERGNLRQVRGLAVVTQLPAHIPQRMANRAEKILGAAGLKVSVQALREKGVAPGAGIFLTAEYEKSLTGFGGFGRWRMSSEKVAEIACEQLLNFHQTGAPVDEHLGDQLILPATLATEESQYQVANVSTHLTTNAAVIEMFGLSRVMVDAVEKIVKVVPISHGKAQIVRV, encoded by the coding sequence ATGATTGACATTGACGGTTCCTACGGGGAGGGAGGCGGACAAGTTCTCCGTACTTGCTTAAGTTTAGCTGCTATCACAGGTGAACCAGTTCGCATTGCCAATATTCGCGCCGGACGCAAAAAGCCAGGACTAGCGCCACAACACCTCACAGCAGTTCGGGCGGCGGCAAAGATTTGTCAGGCGCAAATACAGGGCGATGCTTTAGGTTCGATGATGCTGGAATTTATTCCTAGTAGCCCAGTGCAGGCAGGAAGCTATACTTTTGATGTCAGTGAAGTGCTAGAAAGTGGTTCCGCTGGGGCAATTACTTTGGTTTTACAAACAATTCTTTTACCTTTAGCCTTAGCCAAAGGTGATTCTCAGGTAACTTTGCGCGGTGGAACTCATGTCATCTTTAGCCCAACGATGACATATATTGAGCAGGTATATCTACCGATGCTCAAGAGTATGGGAATTAAAGCATCTGTGAAATTAGGTGCGTGGGGGTGGTATCCCCAAGGTGGCGGAGAGGTAGAATTGCTGGTGAGTGGTGGGACACAACTCAGTAGCATACATTTATTAGAGCGCGGCAATTTACGCCAAGTCCGGGGACTGGCAGTGGTGACACAATTGCCTGCTCATATTCCTCAACGTATGGCTAACCGGGCAGAGAAAATATTAGGTGCAGCAGGATTAAAGGTTTCTGTACAAGCTTTACGCGAAAAAGGTGTTGCACCGGGAGCCGGGATTTTTCTCACGGCTGAATATGAGAAGAGTTTGACGGGATTTGGTGGGTTTGGGCGGTGGCGGATGTCATCAGAAAAAGTTGCAGAAATCGCTTGCGAACAACTGCTGAATTTTCACCAAACTGGTGCGCCTGTAGATGAGCATTTGGGAGATCAGTTAATTTTGCCCGCAACTTTGGCTACAGAAGAAAGTCAATATCAAGTAGCAAATGTTAGTACGCACTTGACAACTAATGCAGCAGTAATTGAGATGTTTGGACTGTCGCGGGTAATGGTGGATGCGGTGGAGAAGATTGTGAAAGTAGTACCTATATCTCACGGAAAGGCGCAAATAGTAAGAGTTTGA
- a CDS encoding serine/threonine protein kinase — MIGKLLDNRYQVIQVLAKGGFGQTYIAQDTRRPGNPICVVKHLKPTSSDPRIFETAKRLFQNEADTLERLGYHDQIPRLLAYFDENQEFFLVQEYIEGHPLTNELISGQRWSEGQVLQMLQEVLGILEFVHQQGVIHRDIKPDNIIRRSSDNKLVLVDFGAVKQLSSSMVTVGGQPTATVAIGTPGYMPTEQGQGKPRPNSDIYSLGIIAIQALTGVSASELQEDPDTGEIRWQHLAPVSYRLTSVLTKMVHYHFKDRYQTATEALQACLNVMSPVLTPAAPPEPAINYGYSTAKPAASFQPTLAVAPANPGTTKPTRRTSSKSDPLPLLIGVLLAGSAAALVANLYPNVRNFAANFTGQNATAGNKCLAMVTGNSNIRSEPSSINSDNVLKTIGEDTQFEVTGLRTKRNWIQVRLNSGRLAWAYADVISNNDEWIGCLRDKGIAIKTVDDGTVIAARPLPKPKPSKATTPPAEVSNSDSGKSEPAKPNENSDKVVEQARKKYESGDLVGAIALLRSIPANASAGIQETGKIINQWQQDWTKADALFNDINKAMDDGNWDKVLDYKNHPEKLPDTQYWRNKIEPLFKQAADNIGKQAFPPVDQQSHQKTPKTEKPAPTASPHSESGL; from the coding sequence ATGATCGGTAAGCTACTAGATAATCGTTACCAAGTAATTCAAGTGCTGGCTAAGGGAGGCTTTGGTCAAACCTATATTGCCCAAGATACAAGAAGGCCAGGAAACCCCATCTGCGTTGTCAAGCACCTCAAGCCTACCAGTTCTGACCCCAGAATTTTTGAAACTGCCAAACGCTTGTTCCAAAACGAAGCTGACACCTTGGAACGCTTGGGATATCATGACCAAATTCCTCGGTTGCTGGCTTATTTTGACGAAAATCAAGAATTCTTTTTAGTCCAAGAATACATCGAAGGACATCCCTTAACTAATGAACTAATTTCTGGTCAACGCTGGAGTGAAGGCCAAGTTCTGCAAATGTTGCAGGAAGTATTAGGGATTTTAGAGTTTGTCCACCAGCAAGGTGTAATTCACCGCGATATTAAACCAGATAATATTATTCGGCGCTCATCGGACAATAAATTAGTTTTAGTAGATTTTGGGGCGGTCAAACAGTTAAGTTCTTCAATGGTGACGGTTGGCGGACAACCGACGGCGACAGTGGCTATTGGAACTCCTGGCTATATGCCAACGGAACAAGGACAAGGTAAACCCCGGCCCAATAGTGATATTTATTCTTTAGGTATTATTGCTATTCAAGCATTGACTGGTGTATCGGCTTCAGAATTACAAGAAGACCCTGATACTGGGGAAATTCGCTGGCAACATTTAGCCCCTGTTAGCTATCGGTTAACATCTGTGTTAACGAAGATGGTGCATTATCATTTTAAAGACCGTTACCAAACAGCCACAGAAGCACTGCAAGCTTGTTTGAATGTGATGAGTCCAGTTTTAACGCCAGCGGCACCACCGGAACCAGCGATAAATTATGGTTATTCTACAGCTAAACCTGCTGCGTCTTTTCAGCCAACTCTGGCGGTTGCGCCAGCAAACCCTGGTACTACCAAACCCACCCGCAGAACTTCTAGCAAATCTGATCCTCTACCGTTGTTAATTGGTGTACTTTTGGCTGGTAGTGCGGCGGCTTTGGTGGCAAATTTATACCCAAATGTGAGAAATTTTGCCGCTAATTTTACAGGTCAAAACGCCACCGCTGGAAATAAATGCTTGGCGATGGTGACGGGTAATTCTAATATTCGTTCTGAACCTAGTTCGATTAATTCTGATAATGTTCTCAAAACCATTGGTGAGGACACACAATTTGAGGTGACAGGACTGCGGACAAAGCGCAATTGGATACAAGTTAGACTAAATTCTGGGCGCTTGGCTTGGGCCTATGCAGATGTGATCTCCAATAATGATGAATGGATTGGTTGTCTGCGAGATAAAGGTATTGCTATTAAGACGGTTGATGATGGTACTGTGATTGCAGCTAGACCGCTTCCCAAACCAAAACCGAGTAAGGCGACGACTCCGCCAGCAGAGGTCTCAAATTCCGATTCTGGAAAATCAGAACCAGCGAAACCCAATGAGAACAGCGACAAGGTTGTCGAACAAGCTAGGAAGAAGTATGAGTCAGGAGATTTAGTAGGTGCGATCGCATTATTACGGTCTATTCCTGCTAATGCTTCTGCTGGTATTCAAGAAACAGGTAAGATCATCAACCAATGGCAGCAAGATTGGACTAAGGCTGATGCACTGTTTAACGACATCAACAAAGCGATGGATGATGGTAATTGGGATAAGGTTTTAGATTACAAAAATCATCCCGAAAAGTTACCCGATACTCAATACTGGCGCAATAAAATCGAGCCTTTATTTAAACAAGCGGCTGATAATATCGGTAAACAAGCTTTTCCCCCTGTAGATCAGCAAAGTCATCAAAAAACTCCCAAAACTGAAAAACCAGCACCTACAGCCAGTCCTCATAGTGAGAGTGGTTTATGA
- the rbfA gene encoding ribosome binding facror A, which produces MATNRRVSRVAELIKREVSQMLLNGIKDDRVGSGMVSVTDVDVSGDLQHAKIYVSIYGTEEAKAETMAGLKSATGFVRSELGARVRLRRTPEVIFIEDRSIERGNKVLSLLNKLQDARSPETLDSEEDIGAEED; this is translated from the coding sequence ATGGCTACAAATCGCCGCGTTTCCCGTGTTGCTGAATTAATTAAACGGGAAGTTAGCCAAATGTTACTCAACGGAATTAAAGATGACCGTGTGGGTTCAGGTATGGTTAGTGTCACGGATGTAGACGTTTCTGGCGATTTGCAGCACGCCAAAATCTACGTCAGTATTTATGGTACAGAAGAAGCTAAGGCAGAAACAATGGCAGGCTTAAAGTCGGCTACGGGTTTTGTGCGTAGTGAACTTGGTGCTAGGGTACGGCTGCGTCGGACACCAGAGGTAATTTTTATCGAAGACCGTTCTATAGAACGAGGAAATAAAGTATTATCGCTGTTGAATAAACTCCAGGATGCGCGATCGCCTGAAACTTTAGATAGCGAAGAAGACATAGGCGCAGAAGAAGATTAG
- a CDS encoding DNA adenine methylase — MVIQMLPETCPRPFLKWAGGKSRLIQQYLPYFPKFYQTYYEPFLGGGAVFFHLQPTTAVLTDINAELITTYRCVRDKVESLISLLQEHKSKHNRDYYYSVRSHPGINDLEKAARLIYLNKTCYNGLYRVNSQGKFNVPLGSYKNPNICPADLLRIASKALSSCEIKQADFMNVVNYAKSSDDFVFCDPPYHPISNTSYFTGYNGNSFSEQDQTRLRDVCAELANRGVKVMVCNSDCEFIRQIYQEINFNIYTIAASRSINSNTKKRGIISELLITSY, encoded by the coding sequence ATGGTTATTCAAATGCTTCCTGAAACTTGCCCACGTCCATTTTTAAAATGGGCAGGTGGTAAAAGTAGGTTAATTCAACAATATCTTCCTTATTTTCCTAAGTTTTATCAGACTTACTACGAACCCTTTTTAGGTGGTGGTGCGGTTTTTTTTCATTTGCAACCAACAACGGCAGTTTTAACAGATATTAATGCCGAACTAATTACTACCTATCGCTGTGTCAGAGATAAAGTTGAAAGTTTAATTAGTTTACTGCAAGAGCATAAATCTAAACATAATCGAGATTATTATTATAGTGTGCGTTCTCATCCAGGCATAAATGATTTAGAGAAAGCGGCGCGGTTAATTTATTTAAATAAAACCTGTTATAACGGTTTATATCGTGTTAATTCGCAAGGTAAATTTAACGTTCCTTTAGGTAGTTATAAAAACCCGAATATTTGTCCGGCAGATTTACTCAGAATTGCATCTAAAGCCCTTTCATCTTGTGAAATAAAGCAAGCAGACTTTATGAATGTGGTGAATTATGCTAAGAGTAGTGATGATTTTGTTTTTTGTGATCCACCTTATCATCCTATCAGCAATACTAGTTATTTTACAGGTTATAATGGCAATTCTTTTAGTGAACAAGACCAAACACGTTTGCGAGATGTGTGTGCAGAGTTAGCAAATCGTGGTGTCAAAGTTATGGTCTGTAATTCTGATTGTGAATTTATTAGACAAATATATCAGGAAATAAACTTTAATATTTATACGATCGCTGCCTCACGGTCAATTAATTCTAATACTAAAAAGCGTGGTATAATTAGCGAATTATTAATTACTTCATATTAA
- a CDS encoding Sua5/YciO/YrdC/YwlC family protein yields MAKILTVHPDNPQSRRIEEIKSALSQGAVMLYPTDTVYAIGCDLNAKSAVERVRKIKQLANDKPLTFLCPSLSNVSTYAFVSDTAYRLMKRLIPGPYTFLLPATKLVPRLVQNPKRKTTGIRVPNHTVCLALLEALETPIISTSAHLPSNEADDGKFSSDLKPQLSRVELFDYLDNLVDVIVDTGEEPTYQVSTILDLTGDEAVITRRGLGWEAVAAWV; encoded by the coding sequence ATGGCAAAAATTCTCACAGTGCATCCGGATAATCCCCAAAGCCGCCGAATAGAAGAAATAAAGTCGGCGCTCTCTCAAGGCGCGGTCATGCTTTACCCAACTGATACGGTCTATGCGATCGGTTGTGATTTAAATGCCAAGTCGGCGGTGGAACGAGTGAGGAAAATCAAGCAGTTAGCGAATGATAAACCATTAACATTTTTGTGTCCTTCATTGTCAAATGTATCGACTTATGCGTTTGTCAGCGATACAGCGTATCGATTAATGAAGCGGCTAATTCCTGGCCCTTACACATTTTTGCTACCTGCAACTAAGTTAGTACCGCGGCTGGTGCAAAATCCCAAGCGGAAAACTACAGGTATTCGTGTACCGAATCACACTGTATGCCTAGCCTTGCTCGAAGCTTTAGAAACCCCGATTATTTCTACTTCGGCACATTTACCAAGCAATGAGGCCGATGATGGGAAATTTAGCTCAGATCTTAAACCTCAGCTATCGCGGGTAGAGCTATTTGATTATCTAGATAACTTAGTAGATGTGATTGTAGACACGGGTGAAGAGCCAACATATCAGGTATCGACAATTTTGGACTTAACAGGAGACGAAGCAGTAATTACGAGACGGGGGTTAGGTTGGGAAGCAGTCGCCGCATGGGTTTAA
- a CDS encoding Hemerythrin HHE cation binding region — MVSTLDDTKRNAIATKLASIKLVQQLLIENEELFLRESTDSEISDRIRDFLEDDRKNLGIIETVIVQYGIQQEPKKTVQEMVNKVRQLMQGSELSFYEKVSQHELLKHQQVMSGLLVHKAAQKVGADVMAAIGPINPVNFENRAHQEQLKGILEILGVRELTGQDADQGIWARVQDAIAAFSGAVGSAVTQSTDKQDMNIQDVIRLDHNKVNILFTELLQSKDPQKIQEYFGQIYKDLTAHAEAEEEVVYPRVRSFYGEGDTQELYDEQAEMKRLLDQIKAISPSAPEFKDRIKNLMDIVSDHVRQEESTMFAAIRNNLNTQQTEQLATEFKAAKAKIQQKLGGTATGANV, encoded by the coding sequence ATGGTATCTACTTTAGATGATACAAAACGCAATGCTATTGCCACTAAATTGGCTAGTATTAAATTAGTTCAACAGTTGCTGATTGAGAATGAAGAACTATTTTTAAGAGAATCTACAGATAGTGAAATCTCAGATCGGATTCGAGACTTCCTCGAAGATGATCGGAAAAACCTGGGCATCATCGAAACAGTCATTGTGCAGTATGGTATTCAGCAAGAACCGAAAAAAACTGTGCAAGAAATGGTCAACAAAGTTCGCCAATTGATGCAAGGTTCAGAACTGAGTTTCTACGAAAAAGTATCTCAGCATGAGTTGTTGAAGCATCAACAAGTTATGAGTGGTTTGTTGGTACACAAAGCAGCCCAAAAAGTTGGTGCTGATGTGATGGCTGCGATTGGGCCTATCAATCCTGTTAACTTTGAAAACCGCGCCCATCAAGAACAACTCAAAGGTATTTTAGAAATTCTCGGTGTGCGTGAGCTAACTGGACAAGATGCAGACCAAGGAATCTGGGCGAGAGTCCAAGATGCGATCGCAGCTTTTAGCGGTGCTGTAGGTAGTGCAGTTACCCAAAGTACTGACAAACAAGATATGAACATCCAAGACGTTATTCGCTTGGATCACAACAAGGTAAATATTTTATTTACTGAACTGCTACAAAGCAAAGATCCTCAAAAAATTCAAGAATACTTTGGTCAAATTTACAAAGACTTAACAGCACATGCTGAAGCTGAAGAAGAAGTAGTTTATCCCAGAGTTCGTTCTTTCTATGGCGAAGGCGATACTCAAGAACTTTATGATGAACAAGCCGAAATGAAGCGGCTTTTAGACCAAATTAAGGCTATCAGTCCTTCTGCTCCTGAATTTAAAGATAGAATCAAAAATCTGATGGATATCGTTAGCGACCATGTTCGTCAAGAAGAAAGCACAATGTTTGCTGCAATCCGTAATAACTTGAACACTCAACAAACTGAGCAACTAGCTACAGAATTTAAAGCAGCTAAAGCCAAAATTCAACAAAAATTGGGCGGAACTGCAACTGGTGCAAATGTCTAG
- a CDS encoding ferredoxin → MSNTYTVELHHQGKILTLQVPEDETILSVAETTGFELPASCHAGVCTTCAAQIIEGTVDQTEGMGVSPELQKQGYALLCVSYPRSDLKIETEKEDVVYQLQFGKE, encoded by the coding sequence ATGTCCAATACTTACACCGTAGAACTCCATCACCAAGGTAAAATTCTTACTCTGCAAGTTCCTGAAGATGAAACTATTTTATCCGTAGCTGAAACTACTGGTTTCGAGTTGCCTGCTTCTTGTCATGCAGGGGTTTGTACAACTTGCGCCGCCCAAATCATCGAAGGAACTGTAGACCAAACCGAGGGTATGGGTGTTAGTCCAGAATTGCAAAAACAAGGTTACGCATTACTTTGCGTCTCCTATCCCCGTTCTGACTTGAAAATTGAAACTGAAAAAGAAGACGTTGTTTATCAGTTGCAATTCGGTAAAGAGTAA
- a CDS encoding abortive infection protein — MVEQQKQDPEIPYLTRIQVLVAMAVTAILLWTVAKVWLRFGNVFLFKWEWHEIDFLWGLGVGLIITSLSGLAYRLWPAYRQSADYYLELVLRPLAWPDLIWLGLLPGLSEELLFRGVMLPALGLDHVAVIVSSLCFGVLHLSGSQQWPYVMWATVIGLILGYSALLSGNLLVPIVAHIMTNWVSSYFWKIQQH; from the coding sequence GTGGTAGAACAACAAAAACAAGATCCAGAAATTCCTTACCTGACACGTATCCAGGTTTTAGTAGCAATGGCGGTAACTGCCATCCTGCTGTGGACAGTTGCTAAAGTTTGGCTGCGCTTTGGTAATGTTTTCCTATTTAAGTGGGAATGGCACGAAATAGATTTTCTTTGGGGGCTGGGTGTAGGACTGATAATCACCAGCTTGAGTGGTTTAGCTTATCGGTTGTGGCCAGCCTATCGTCAAAGTGCAGACTATTACCTAGAACTAGTATTAAGACCTTTAGCCTGGCCGGATTTAATTTGGCTGGGTTTACTACCAGGATTAAGCGAAGAATTATTATTTCGAGGTGTAATGCTGCCAGCTTTAGGCTTAGACCATGTAGCAGTGATTGTATCTAGCCTGTGCTTTGGAGTTTTACACCTCAGTGGTTCCCAACAATGGCCTTACGTAATGTGGGCAACAGTGATTGGGTTGATTTTGGGATATAGCGCCCTGTTAAGTGGAAATTTGTTAGTGCCGATTGTTGCCCATATTATGACAAATTGGGTTTCCAGCTATTTTTGGAAAATCCAGCAACATTAG
- a CDS encoding Rieske [2Fe-2S] domain-containing protein translates to MGWTKVLAADALAPGARQVVNVGKRKILVLNHENQLYAVDNACPHLKLPLKNGKIEDGAIVCPVHRSAFNLSNGQVNNWCPWPPGVGKVLSLISQEKTLPVFPVRVEEGSIWIDLADN, encoded by the coding sequence ATGGGCTGGACTAAAGTTCTGGCGGCTGATGCATTAGCCCCTGGTGCTAGACAAGTTGTGAATGTTGGCAAGCGGAAAATTCTCGTGTTAAATCACGAAAATCAACTATATGCGGTAGATAATGCCTGTCCTCACTTAAAATTACCTTTAAAGAATGGCAAAATTGAAGATGGGGCAATTGTTTGTCCTGTTCACCGCAGTGCCTTTAATCTCAGTAACGGGCAAGTTAATAATTGGTGTCCTTGGCCACCCGGAGTAGGTAAAGTATTGTCATTAATTTCGCAAGAAAAAACACTGCCCGTTTTTCCTGTGCGGGTGGAAGAAGGTAGTATTTGGATTGATTTAGCCGATAACTAA
- a CDS encoding ferrochelatase, translated as MVATPEKLQHTHEHLPGQDRVAVLLMGYGEVESYEDFANYNEQALNLLTAKFAPVPTWIYPPLAKLLALFDRHEWGHTHHDFISPHNAIFEQQRAGIEQNLQAKWGDRVKVFKAFNFCAPFLPKQVLDEIQHQGFDKLLIYPLLVVDSIFTSGIAIEQVNNALAEIADGEEHWVKGQRYIPSFYNEPAYIDLMAHLVEEKINADFAATYLPSQIGIVLMNHGCPHKAKGFTSGIVESQALYDLVRDKLINRYPLISVGWLNHDTPLIEWTQPNAEQAAKNLIQLGAKIIIFMPIGFATENHETLLDVHHIIHALEKQYSGVDYVQMACVNDNADFLAMAAEWANPHIAELLSEQALAVNHQSSEHHHHHHHH; from the coding sequence GTGGTTGCTACACCAGAAAAATTGCAACACACCCACGAGCATCTACCTGGTCAAGACCGTGTAGCTGTATTGCTCATGGGTTATGGTGAAGTTGAAAGCTACGAAGATTTCGCCAACTATAACGAACAGGCTTTAAATTTACTAACAGCAAAATTCGCACCTGTGCCAACCTGGATTTATCCACCTTTAGCAAAGTTGTTGGCGTTATTTGACCGCCACGAATGGGGTCATACACACCATGATTTCATCTCGCCACACAACGCCATATTTGAACAGCAACGAGCCGGAATTGAGCAAAATTTACAGGCGAAGTGGGGCGATCGCGTTAAAGTATTCAAAGCATTTAACTTCTGTGCGCCGTTTCTGCCCAAGCAAGTTTTAGACGAAATCCAGCACCAAGGATTTGATAAGCTATTAATCTACCCACTGTTGGTTGTTGATTCAATTTTTACCAGTGGGATTGCGATCGAGCAAGTGAATAATGCTTTAGCTGAAATAGCTGATGGTGAAGAACATTGGGTAAAAGGACAGCGTTATATTCCTTCTTTTTACAACGAACCAGCCTACATTGATTTGATGGCGCATCTAGTTGAAGAGAAAATCAATGCTGATTTCGCTGCAACTTACTTACCTTCCCAAATTGGGATCGTGTTAATGAATCACGGTTGTCCGCATAAAGCTAAAGGCTTTACATCTGGGATTGTTGAAAGTCAAGCACTATACGATTTAGTTAGAGATAAACTGATTAACCGCTATCCTTTAATATCCGTCGGTTGGTTGAATCATGATACACCTCTAATTGAATGGACGCAGCCTAACGCCGAACAAGCTGCCAAAAACCTGATTCAATTAGGTGCGAAAATCATCATATTTATGCCCATTGGTTTCGCTACAGAAAACCATGAAACGTTGTTAGATGTCCACCACATTATTCATGCTTTAGAAAAGCAATATTCTGGTGTGGATTATGTGCAGATGGCTTGTGTTAACGACAATGCAGACTTCTTGGCAATGGCGGCAGAATGGGCGAACCCTCATATTGCAGAATTGTTGTCAGAACAAGCTTTGGCAGTTAATCATCAATCAAGTGAACATCATCACCACCACCATCATCATTAA
- a CDS encoding major facilitator superfamily MFS_1, protein MFPTEPAAVNNGFSALLKNRGFMLLWIGQLISQLADKVFFVLMIALLEFYPAPSGLAENSMYSTLMVAFTIPAILFGSAGGVFVDRLPKKLIMVGSDIVRGLLTLCLPFLPREFFILLLLTFAISTVTQFFAPAEQAAIPLLVRRENLLAANALFSSTMMGALIVGFAIGEPILSWAKSLMGEEYGQEIIVGGLYILSGAIMQPIKFKEHKPHQEHLSSVNPWAEFTESVRYLKKNRLVLNAMLQLTTLYCVFAALTVLTIRLAEDFGLKEKQFGFFLAAAGVGMVMGAGILGHWGDKLHHKPLPLIGFLAMALVLGVFTFTHNLMLALGLCAFLGIGAAFIGVPMQTLIQQQTPPTMHGKVFGFQNHAVNIALSVPLAITGPLTDVLGLRVVLVTMSVVVAAVGVWAWQNTRRVLQDVI, encoded by the coding sequence ATGTTTCCTACTGAACCTGCTGCTGTAAATAATGGGTTTAGCGCACTGCTAAAAAACCGTGGTTTCATGCTCCTGTGGATTGGGCAACTCATTTCCCAGTTGGCAGATAAAGTCTTTTTCGTGTTAATGATTGCCTTGCTGGAATTTTATCCAGCCCCATCAGGATTAGCAGAAAACTCGATGTACTCAACCTTGATGGTGGCATTTACTATCCCCGCAATTTTATTTGGTTCTGCGGGTGGTGTATTTGTTGATCGGTTGCCCAAAAAGCTAATTATGGTAGGCTCCGATATTGTGCGTGGGCTATTAACATTGTGTCTGCCCTTTTTGCCAAGAGAGTTTTTCATTTTATTACTTCTCACATTTGCCATCTCCACAGTTACTCAGTTTTTTGCCCCCGCAGAACAAGCCGCAATCCCTCTATTAGTGCGCCGAGAAAATTTACTAGCAGCCAACGCCCTGTTTAGCAGCACAATGATGGGAGCGTTAATTGTCGGTTTTGCCATCGGAGAGCCAATATTAAGCTGGGCGAAAAGCTTAATGGGAGAAGAATACGGTCAAGAGATTATCGTTGGCGGACTATATATTTTATCGGGGGCAATTATGCAGCCGATAAAATTTAAAGAACATAAACCGCATCAAGAACATCTATCTTCTGTCAACCCTTGGGCTGAATTCACCGAAAGTGTGCGCTACCTCAAGAAAAACCGCTTGGTTTTAAATGCCATGCTGCAACTCACCACTTTATATTGTGTGTTTGCCGCTTTAACAGTGCTAACAATTCGATTAGCAGAAGACTTTGGTTTAAAAGAAAAGCAGTTTGGCTTTTTCTTAGCAGCCGCTGGGGTAGGTATGGTGATGGGTGCTGGGATTTTAGGCCACTGGGGTGATAAATTGCACCATAAACCCCTACCTTTAATTGGGTTTTTGGCAATGGCACTGGTTTTAGGAGTATTCACATTTACCCATAACTTAATGCTGGCACTGGGACTGTGTGCATTTTTAGGTATAGGTGCTGCTTTTATTGGCGTACCGATGCAAACTTTAATTCAGCAGCAAACACCACCAACCATGCACGGTAAGGTATTTGGTTTTCAAAACCATGCCGTCAATATTGCTTTATCAGTACCTTTAGCAATTACTGGCCCCTTAACAGATGTGCTGGGCTTGCGTGTTGTTCTCGTCACAATGAGTGTTGTTGTGGCGGCCGTTGGTGTTTGGGCATGGCAAAATACACGCCGAGTTTTGCAGGATGTAATTTAA